One genomic segment of Erythrolamprus reginae isolate rEryReg1 chromosome 2, rEryReg1.hap1, whole genome shotgun sequence includes these proteins:
- the LOC139159903 gene encoding zinc finger protein 271-like isoform X3 → MDPEIKTEGSGSVDRKARKERTRILNIGKSKEDPRHNTKEELEENPSKHWDAQLQEFLKTLEDPQGRIDVPQGLEPKLWSGPKLSSMSPQGGMDTSKWSKEMWISQIEAHRLGTTQEDWNTFLDVAPGGKEKIGELAEETIRTEAKSHRFWTLSYEEAKGPQDFCQQLQDLCHEWLKPGENTKEQILDLVTLEQFLSALPLDMQDWLRKNDPKTCLCAVSLAEKFLLKKVETQTWEQEVIEISDEDIEIASKSSQLPSEPSKDEDFGLVKPKAGIGWLNEGDEPKLKNYKKTKPLRIFLEAAMKNDLLTFKENNGNSDDENDVGKGVGQLAQPQNVCPVLSDSAAEEEEEINNNGSGERVNQSLKMTTAENLDAEEKPFRCWHCGQTFRNSAHLLMHERIHVGERLYKCSHCGESERTHMGQMPDKCSHCGCIFRYHIHKGILVAKKLYVCSDCGKSCSQKSDLLKHQRTHTGEKPYRCSTCGENFQNGSNLKAHRRIHTGEKPYKCLHCGKCFTRSSQRRVHERIHTTLCSHCGKGFGWKSELAEHEKTHLAEDPLVCFACGKNFELSSELTEHVRTHKKKLLECLACGKTFTNRLQRLAHQTVHTREKPHKCSHCGKSFSQRQNLIVHERIHAGKKLRRRLAGVGNFRNAPNLKSYERIHAGEKKYRCSHCEKSFRWRSQLLLHKRVHTGEKTYPCSDCGITFDRRSELLRHVRSHKGQSRYACSDCGKSFISSSVLLQHRKVHVGEDIARCLECGKGFRQRKDQEEKVSKCPDCIQGPSLSSAHERAQRQLKEKKFECSVCGKTFKNSSYLMFHQSMHTNVRPRQCLVCGRNTIWRPNLLAPLKNLCRETAQSCSGCEKLLN, encoded by the exons ATGGATCCCGAAATAAAAACGGAAGGATCGGGCTCCGTTGACCGCAAGGCCAGAAAGGAAAGAACACGTATTCTAAACATTGGGAAAAGCAAGGAAGATCCGAGGCACAATACGAAAGAAGAACTAGAGGAAAATCCATCAAAGCATTGGGATGCCCAGCTCCAAGAGTTCCTGAAGACGTTGGAGGACCCTCAGGGAAGAATAGACGTTCCACAGGGCCTGGAGCCAAAGCTCTGGAGTGGTCCCAAGTTATCTTCCATGTCCCCCCAAGGAGGGATGGATACCAGCAAATGGTCGAAAGAAATGTGGATTTCCCAAATCGAAGCTCATCGCCTCGGGACAACCCAAGAGGATTGGAACACCTTTCTGGACGTTGCCCCTGGTGGCAAGGAGAAGATTGGAGAACTGGCTGAAGAAACCATCAGGACGGAGGCGAAAAGCCACCGCTTTTGGACCCTGAGCTATGAAGAGGCCAAGGGTCCTCAGGATTTTTGCCAGCAGCTTCAAGACCTTTGTCACGAGTGGTTGAAACCAGGAGAAAACACCAAAGAGCAGATCCTGGACTTAGTGACCTTAGAGCAGTTTCTTTCTGCCTTGCCTCTGGACATGCAGGATTGGCTCCGGAAAAATGACCCCAAAACTTGCCTTTGTGCAGTGTCCTTGGCAGAGAAGTTCCTCTTGAAGAAAGTGGAGACTCAGACATGGGAACAGGAG GTGATAGAGATATCGGATGAAGACATTGAAATAGCCTCCAAGTCAAGCCAACTCCCATCAGAACCATCAAAGGATGAAGATTTTGGACTGGTTAAACCAAAAG cAGGCATTGGGTGGCTGAATGAAGGCGATGAACCAAAGTTGAAAAATTATAAGAAAACGAAGCCCCTACGGATATTCTTGGAAGCTGCCATGAAAAATGATTTGCTGACTTTCAAAGAGAACAATGGAAACAGCGACGATGAAAATGATGTTGGGAAAGGCGTGGGTCAGTTAGCTCAGCCCCAAAATGTTTGCCCAGTGCTCAGTGACTCCGCtgctgaagaggaggaagagataaaTAATAACGGGAGTGGGGAAAGGGTGAATCAAAGCTTGAAAATGACGACGGCTGAAAACCTCGATGCAGAAGAGAAGCCATTCCGATGTTGGCATTGTGGCCAAACCTTCAGAAACAGTGCACATCTGCTGATGCACGAAAGGATTCACGTTGGCGAGAGACTCTACAAATGTTCCCACTGTGGAGAAAGTGAGAGGACCCACATGGGCCAGATGCCCGATAAATGTTCTCATTGTGGGTGTATTTTTCGCTATCACATTCACAAGGGGATCTTGGTGGCGAAGAAGCTTTATGTGtgttctgactgtgggaaaagttgtaGTCAGAAATCcgaccttttaaaacatcaaAGAACCCATACAGGTGAGAAACCTTACAGATGTTCTACCTGTGGCGAAAACTTCCAAAATGGATCAAATCTCAAAGCACACCGGAGAATCCACACCGGTGAGAAACCCTATAAGTGTTTGCACTGCGGGAAGTGTTTCACCCGGAGTTCTCAACGCCGTGTGCACGAGAGAATTCACACGACTCTATGCTCCCACTGCGGAAAAGGTTTTGGTTGGAAATCAGAGTTGGCGGAACACGAGAAGACTCACCTAGCGGAAGATCCGTTGGTCTGTTTCGCCTGCGGGAAAAACTTTGAGCTCAGCTCGGAGCTCACGGAGCACGTGCGGACTCACAAAAAGAAGTTGTTGGAGTGTTTGGCGTGTGGGAAAACGTTCACGAACCGTTTGCAACGCCTTGCGCATCAGACGGTCCACACGAGAGAGAAGCCACATAAATGTTCCcattgtgggaaaagctttagccAGAGACAAAACCTGATAGTTCATGAAAGAATCCATGCTGGGAAAAAGCTACGCCGGCGCTTAGCGGGTGTGGGAAACTTCCGAAACGCCCCGAATCTCAAATCCTACGAAAGGATTCACGCGGGAGAGAAAAAGTACCGTTGCTCCCATTGTGAGAAAAGTTTCCGGTGGCGTTCACAACTCCTGTTGCATAAGAgggttcacacaggagagaaaaccTACCCGTGTTCTGATTGCGGCATAACGTTTGACAGGAGGTCCGAACTTTTGAGGCACGTGAGAAGCCACAAAGGGCAGAGTCGCTACGCCTGTtcggactgtgggaaaagtttcatctCCAGCTCGGTCCTTTTGCAACATCGGAAAGTCCACGTAGGAGAAGACATTGCAAGGTGCTTAGAATGCGGGAAAGGCTTCAGACAACGCAAGGACCAGGAAGAAAAGGTGTCGAAATGTCCCGACTGCATCCAGGGACCGTCGCTGAGTTCAGCTCATGAACGGGCCCAAAGGCAACTGAAAGAGAAGAAATTTGAATGCTCAGTCTGCGGGAAAACTTTCAAAAACAGCTCTTACCTTATGTTTCACCAAAGTATGCATACCAATGTCCGACCAAGGCAGTGCCTGGTGTGCGGCCGAAACACAATCTGGAGGCCTAACCTCCTGGCCCCTTTGAAGAACCTCTGTAGGGAAACCGCACAGAGCTGCTCAGGATGTGAAAAACTGTTGAACTAG
- the LOC139159903 gene encoding zinc finger protein 271-like isoform X4 codes for MDPEIKTEGSGSVDRKARKERTRILNIGKSKEDPRHNTKEELEENPSKHWDAQLQEFLKTLEDPQGRIDVPQGLEPKLWSGPKLSSMSPQGGMDTSKWSKEMWISQIEAHRLGTTQEDWNTFLDVAPGGKEKIGELAEETIRTEAKSHRFWTLSYEEAKGPQDFCQQLQDLCHEWLKPGENTKEQILDLVTLEQFLSALPLDMQDWLRKNDPKTCLCAVSLAEKFLLKKVETQTWEQEVIEISDEDIEIASKSSQLPSEPSKDEDFGLVKPKGIGWLNEGDEPKLKNYKKTKPLRIFLEAAMKNDLLTFKENNGNSDDENDVGKGVGQLAQPQNVCPVLSDSAAEEEEEINNNGSGERVNQSLKMTTAENLDAEEKPFRCWHCGQTFRNSAHLLMHERIHVGERLYKCSHCGESERTHMGQMPDKCSHCGCIFRYHIHKGILVAKKLYVCSDCGKSCSQKSDLLKHQRTHTGEKPYRCSTCGENFQNGSNLKAHRRIHTGEKPYKCLHCGKCFTRSSQRRVHERIHTTLCSHCGKGFGWKSELAEHEKTHLAEDPLVCFACGKNFELSSELTEHVRTHKKKLLECLACGKTFTNRLQRLAHQTVHTREKPHKCSHCGKSFSQRQNLIVHERIHAGKKLRRRLAGVGNFRNAPNLKSYERIHAGEKKYRCSHCEKSFRWRSQLLLHKRVHTGEKTYPCSDCGITFDRRSELLRHVRSHKGQSRYACSDCGKSFISSSVLLQHRKVHVGEDIARCLECGKGFRQRKDQEEKVSKCPDCIQGPSLSSAHERAQRQLKEKKFECSVCGKTFKNSSYLMFHQSMHTNVRPRQCLVCGRNTIWRPNLLAPLKNLCRETAQSCSGCEKLLN; via the exons ATGGATCCCGAAATAAAAACGGAAGGATCGGGCTCCGTTGACCGCAAGGCCAGAAAGGAAAGAACACGTATTCTAAACATTGGGAAAAGCAAGGAAGATCCGAGGCACAATACGAAAGAAGAACTAGAGGAAAATCCATCAAAGCATTGGGATGCCCAGCTCCAAGAGTTCCTGAAGACGTTGGAGGACCCTCAGGGAAGAATAGACGTTCCACAGGGCCTGGAGCCAAAGCTCTGGAGTGGTCCCAAGTTATCTTCCATGTCCCCCCAAGGAGGGATGGATACCAGCAAATGGTCGAAAGAAATGTGGATTTCCCAAATCGAAGCTCATCGCCTCGGGACAACCCAAGAGGATTGGAACACCTTTCTGGACGTTGCCCCTGGTGGCAAGGAGAAGATTGGAGAACTGGCTGAAGAAACCATCAGGACGGAGGCGAAAAGCCACCGCTTTTGGACCCTGAGCTATGAAGAGGCCAAGGGTCCTCAGGATTTTTGCCAGCAGCTTCAAGACCTTTGTCACGAGTGGTTGAAACCAGGAGAAAACACCAAAGAGCAGATCCTGGACTTAGTGACCTTAGAGCAGTTTCTTTCTGCCTTGCCTCTGGACATGCAGGATTGGCTCCGGAAAAATGACCCCAAAACTTGCCTTTGTGCAGTGTCCTTGGCAGAGAAGTTCCTCTTGAAGAAAGTGGAGACTCAGACATGGGAACAGGAG GTGATAGAGATATCGGATGAAGACATTGAAATAGCCTCCAAGTCAAGCCAACTCCCATCAGAACCATCAAAGGATGAAGATTTTGGACTGGTTAAACCAAAAG GCATTGGGTGGCTGAATGAAGGCGATGAACCAAAGTTGAAAAATTATAAGAAAACGAAGCCCCTACGGATATTCTTGGAAGCTGCCATGAAAAATGATTTGCTGACTTTCAAAGAGAACAATGGAAACAGCGACGATGAAAATGATGTTGGGAAAGGCGTGGGTCAGTTAGCTCAGCCCCAAAATGTTTGCCCAGTGCTCAGTGACTCCGCtgctgaagaggaggaagagataaaTAATAACGGGAGTGGGGAAAGGGTGAATCAAAGCTTGAAAATGACGACGGCTGAAAACCTCGATGCAGAAGAGAAGCCATTCCGATGTTGGCATTGTGGCCAAACCTTCAGAAACAGTGCACATCTGCTGATGCACGAAAGGATTCACGTTGGCGAGAGACTCTACAAATGTTCCCACTGTGGAGAAAGTGAGAGGACCCACATGGGCCAGATGCCCGATAAATGTTCTCATTGTGGGTGTATTTTTCGCTATCACATTCACAAGGGGATCTTGGTGGCGAAGAAGCTTTATGTGtgttctgactgtgggaaaagttgtaGTCAGAAATCcgaccttttaaaacatcaaAGAACCCATACAGGTGAGAAACCTTACAGATGTTCTACCTGTGGCGAAAACTTCCAAAATGGATCAAATCTCAAAGCACACCGGAGAATCCACACCGGTGAGAAACCCTATAAGTGTTTGCACTGCGGGAAGTGTTTCACCCGGAGTTCTCAACGCCGTGTGCACGAGAGAATTCACACGACTCTATGCTCCCACTGCGGAAAAGGTTTTGGTTGGAAATCAGAGTTGGCGGAACACGAGAAGACTCACCTAGCGGAAGATCCGTTGGTCTGTTTCGCCTGCGGGAAAAACTTTGAGCTCAGCTCGGAGCTCACGGAGCACGTGCGGACTCACAAAAAGAAGTTGTTGGAGTGTTTGGCGTGTGGGAAAACGTTCACGAACCGTTTGCAACGCCTTGCGCATCAGACGGTCCACACGAGAGAGAAGCCACATAAATGTTCCcattgtgggaaaagctttagccAGAGACAAAACCTGATAGTTCATGAAAGAATCCATGCTGGGAAAAAGCTACGCCGGCGCTTAGCGGGTGTGGGAAACTTCCGAAACGCCCCGAATCTCAAATCCTACGAAAGGATTCACGCGGGAGAGAAAAAGTACCGTTGCTCCCATTGTGAGAAAAGTTTCCGGTGGCGTTCACAACTCCTGTTGCATAAGAgggttcacacaggagagaaaaccTACCCGTGTTCTGATTGCGGCATAACGTTTGACAGGAGGTCCGAACTTTTGAGGCACGTGAGAAGCCACAAAGGGCAGAGTCGCTACGCCTGTtcggactgtgggaaaagtttcatctCCAGCTCGGTCCTTTTGCAACATCGGAAAGTCCACGTAGGAGAAGACATTGCAAGGTGCTTAGAATGCGGGAAAGGCTTCAGACAACGCAAGGACCAGGAAGAAAAGGTGTCGAAATGTCCCGACTGCATCCAGGGACCGTCGCTGAGTTCAGCTCATGAACGGGCCCAAAGGCAACTGAAAGAGAAGAAATTTGAATGCTCAGTCTGCGGGAAAACTTTCAAAAACAGCTCTTACCTTATGTTTCACCAAAGTATGCATACCAATGTCCGACCAAGGCAGTGCCTGGTGTGCGGCCGAAACACAATCTGGAGGCCTAACCTCCTGGCCCCTTTGAAGAACCTCTGTAGGGAAACCGCACAGAGCTGCTCAGGATGTGAAAAACTGTTGAACTAG
- the LOC139159903 gene encoding zinc finger protein 271-like isoform X2, with product MDPEIKTEGSGSVDRKARKERTRILNIGKSKEDPRHNTKEELEENPSKHWDAQLQEFLKTLEDPQGRIDVPQGLEPKLWSGPKLSSMSPQGGMDTSKWSKEMWISQIEAHRLGTTQEDWNTFLDVAPGGKEKIGELAEETIRTEAKSHRFWTLSYEEAKGPQDFCQQLQDLCHEWLKPGENTKEQILDLVTLEQFLSALPLDMQDWLRKNDPKTCLCAVSLAEKFLLKKVETQTWEQEVIEISDEDIEIASKSSQLPSEPSKDEDFGLVKPKGDGNRNRSIGWLNEGDEPKLKNYKKTKPLRIFLEAAMKNDLLTFKENNGNSDDENDVGKGVGQLAQPQNVCPVLSDSAAEEEEEINNNGSGERVNQSLKMTTAENLDAEEKPFRCWHCGQTFRNSAHLLMHERIHVGERLYKCSHCGESERTHMGQMPDKCSHCGCIFRYHIHKGILVAKKLYVCSDCGKSCSQKSDLLKHQRTHTGEKPYRCSTCGENFQNGSNLKAHRRIHTGEKPYKCLHCGKCFTRSSQRRVHERIHTTLCSHCGKGFGWKSELAEHEKTHLAEDPLVCFACGKNFELSSELTEHVRTHKKKLLECLACGKTFTNRLQRLAHQTVHTREKPHKCSHCGKSFSQRQNLIVHERIHAGKKLRRRLAGVGNFRNAPNLKSYERIHAGEKKYRCSHCEKSFRWRSQLLLHKRVHTGEKTYPCSDCGITFDRRSELLRHVRSHKGQSRYACSDCGKSFISSSVLLQHRKVHVGEDIARCLECGKGFRQRKDQEEKVSKCPDCIQGPSLSSAHERAQRQLKEKKFECSVCGKTFKNSSYLMFHQSMHTNVRPRQCLVCGRNTIWRPNLLAPLKNLCRETAQSCSGCEKLLN from the exons ATGGATCCCGAAATAAAAACGGAAGGATCGGGCTCCGTTGACCGCAAGGCCAGAAAGGAAAGAACACGTATTCTAAACATTGGGAAAAGCAAGGAAGATCCGAGGCACAATACGAAAGAAGAACTAGAGGAAAATCCATCAAAGCATTGGGATGCCCAGCTCCAAGAGTTCCTGAAGACGTTGGAGGACCCTCAGGGAAGAATAGACGTTCCACAGGGCCTGGAGCCAAAGCTCTGGAGTGGTCCCAAGTTATCTTCCATGTCCCCCCAAGGAGGGATGGATACCAGCAAATGGTCGAAAGAAATGTGGATTTCCCAAATCGAAGCTCATCGCCTCGGGACAACCCAAGAGGATTGGAACACCTTTCTGGACGTTGCCCCTGGTGGCAAGGAGAAGATTGGAGAACTGGCTGAAGAAACCATCAGGACGGAGGCGAAAAGCCACCGCTTTTGGACCCTGAGCTATGAAGAGGCCAAGGGTCCTCAGGATTTTTGCCAGCAGCTTCAAGACCTTTGTCACGAGTGGTTGAAACCAGGAGAAAACACCAAAGAGCAGATCCTGGACTTAGTGACCTTAGAGCAGTTTCTTTCTGCCTTGCCTCTGGACATGCAGGATTGGCTCCGGAAAAATGACCCCAAAACTTGCCTTTGTGCAGTGTCCTTGGCAGAGAAGTTCCTCTTGAAGAAAGTGGAGACTCAGACATGGGAACAGGAG GTGATAGAGATATCGGATGAAGACATTGAAATAGCCTCCAAGTCAAGCCAACTCCCATCAGAACCATCAAAGGATGAAGATTTTGGACTGGTTAAACCAAAAGGTGACGGCAACAGAAACAGGA GCATTGGGTGGCTGAATGAAGGCGATGAACCAAAGTTGAAAAATTATAAGAAAACGAAGCCCCTACGGATATTCTTGGAAGCTGCCATGAAAAATGATTTGCTGACTTTCAAAGAGAACAATGGAAACAGCGACGATGAAAATGATGTTGGGAAAGGCGTGGGTCAGTTAGCTCAGCCCCAAAATGTTTGCCCAGTGCTCAGTGACTCCGCtgctgaagaggaggaagagataaaTAATAACGGGAGTGGGGAAAGGGTGAATCAAAGCTTGAAAATGACGACGGCTGAAAACCTCGATGCAGAAGAGAAGCCATTCCGATGTTGGCATTGTGGCCAAACCTTCAGAAACAGTGCACATCTGCTGATGCACGAAAGGATTCACGTTGGCGAGAGACTCTACAAATGTTCCCACTGTGGAGAAAGTGAGAGGACCCACATGGGCCAGATGCCCGATAAATGTTCTCATTGTGGGTGTATTTTTCGCTATCACATTCACAAGGGGATCTTGGTGGCGAAGAAGCTTTATGTGtgttctgactgtgggaaaagttgtaGTCAGAAATCcgaccttttaaaacatcaaAGAACCCATACAGGTGAGAAACCTTACAGATGTTCTACCTGTGGCGAAAACTTCCAAAATGGATCAAATCTCAAAGCACACCGGAGAATCCACACCGGTGAGAAACCCTATAAGTGTTTGCACTGCGGGAAGTGTTTCACCCGGAGTTCTCAACGCCGTGTGCACGAGAGAATTCACACGACTCTATGCTCCCACTGCGGAAAAGGTTTTGGTTGGAAATCAGAGTTGGCGGAACACGAGAAGACTCACCTAGCGGAAGATCCGTTGGTCTGTTTCGCCTGCGGGAAAAACTTTGAGCTCAGCTCGGAGCTCACGGAGCACGTGCGGACTCACAAAAAGAAGTTGTTGGAGTGTTTGGCGTGTGGGAAAACGTTCACGAACCGTTTGCAACGCCTTGCGCATCAGACGGTCCACACGAGAGAGAAGCCACATAAATGTTCCcattgtgggaaaagctttagccAGAGACAAAACCTGATAGTTCATGAAAGAATCCATGCTGGGAAAAAGCTACGCCGGCGCTTAGCGGGTGTGGGAAACTTCCGAAACGCCCCGAATCTCAAATCCTACGAAAGGATTCACGCGGGAGAGAAAAAGTACCGTTGCTCCCATTGTGAGAAAAGTTTCCGGTGGCGTTCACAACTCCTGTTGCATAAGAgggttcacacaggagagaaaaccTACCCGTGTTCTGATTGCGGCATAACGTTTGACAGGAGGTCCGAACTTTTGAGGCACGTGAGAAGCCACAAAGGGCAGAGTCGCTACGCCTGTtcggactgtgggaaaagtttcatctCCAGCTCGGTCCTTTTGCAACATCGGAAAGTCCACGTAGGAGAAGACATTGCAAGGTGCTTAGAATGCGGGAAAGGCTTCAGACAACGCAAGGACCAGGAAGAAAAGGTGTCGAAATGTCCCGACTGCATCCAGGGACCGTCGCTGAGTTCAGCTCATGAACGGGCCCAAAGGCAACTGAAAGAGAAGAAATTTGAATGCTCAGTCTGCGGGAAAACTTTCAAAAACAGCTCTTACCTTATGTTTCACCAAAGTATGCATACCAATGTCCGACCAAGGCAGTGCCTGGTGTGCGGCCGAAACACAATCTGGAGGCCTAACCTCCTGGCCCCTTTGAAGAACCTCTGTAGGGAAACCGCACAGAGCTGCTCAGGATGTGAAAAACTGTTGAACTAG
- the LOC139159903 gene encoding zinc finger protein 271-like isoform X1 produces the protein MDPEIKTEGSGSVDRKARKERTRILNIGKSKEDPRHNTKEELEENPSKHWDAQLQEFLKTLEDPQGRIDVPQGLEPKLWSGPKLSSMSPQGGMDTSKWSKEMWISQIEAHRLGTTQEDWNTFLDVAPGGKEKIGELAEETIRTEAKSHRFWTLSYEEAKGPQDFCQQLQDLCHEWLKPGENTKEQILDLVTLEQFLSALPLDMQDWLRKNDPKTCLCAVSLAEKFLLKKVETQTWEQEVIEISDEDIEIASKSSQLPSEPSKDEDFGLVKPKGDGNRNRTGIGWLNEGDEPKLKNYKKTKPLRIFLEAAMKNDLLTFKENNGNSDDENDVGKGVGQLAQPQNVCPVLSDSAAEEEEEINNNGSGERVNQSLKMTTAENLDAEEKPFRCWHCGQTFRNSAHLLMHERIHVGERLYKCSHCGESERTHMGQMPDKCSHCGCIFRYHIHKGILVAKKLYVCSDCGKSCSQKSDLLKHQRTHTGEKPYRCSTCGENFQNGSNLKAHRRIHTGEKPYKCLHCGKCFTRSSQRRVHERIHTTLCSHCGKGFGWKSELAEHEKTHLAEDPLVCFACGKNFELSSELTEHVRTHKKKLLECLACGKTFTNRLQRLAHQTVHTREKPHKCSHCGKSFSQRQNLIVHERIHAGKKLRRRLAGVGNFRNAPNLKSYERIHAGEKKYRCSHCEKSFRWRSQLLLHKRVHTGEKTYPCSDCGITFDRRSELLRHVRSHKGQSRYACSDCGKSFISSSVLLQHRKVHVGEDIARCLECGKGFRQRKDQEEKVSKCPDCIQGPSLSSAHERAQRQLKEKKFECSVCGKTFKNSSYLMFHQSMHTNVRPRQCLVCGRNTIWRPNLLAPLKNLCRETAQSCSGCEKLLN, from the exons ATGGATCCCGAAATAAAAACGGAAGGATCGGGCTCCGTTGACCGCAAGGCCAGAAAGGAAAGAACACGTATTCTAAACATTGGGAAAAGCAAGGAAGATCCGAGGCACAATACGAAAGAAGAACTAGAGGAAAATCCATCAAAGCATTGGGATGCCCAGCTCCAAGAGTTCCTGAAGACGTTGGAGGACCCTCAGGGAAGAATAGACGTTCCACAGGGCCTGGAGCCAAAGCTCTGGAGTGGTCCCAAGTTATCTTCCATGTCCCCCCAAGGAGGGATGGATACCAGCAAATGGTCGAAAGAAATGTGGATTTCCCAAATCGAAGCTCATCGCCTCGGGACAACCCAAGAGGATTGGAACACCTTTCTGGACGTTGCCCCTGGTGGCAAGGAGAAGATTGGAGAACTGGCTGAAGAAACCATCAGGACGGAGGCGAAAAGCCACCGCTTTTGGACCCTGAGCTATGAAGAGGCCAAGGGTCCTCAGGATTTTTGCCAGCAGCTTCAAGACCTTTGTCACGAGTGGTTGAAACCAGGAGAAAACACCAAAGAGCAGATCCTGGACTTAGTGACCTTAGAGCAGTTTCTTTCTGCCTTGCCTCTGGACATGCAGGATTGGCTCCGGAAAAATGACCCCAAAACTTGCCTTTGTGCAGTGTCCTTGGCAGAGAAGTTCCTCTTGAAGAAAGTGGAGACTCAGACATGGGAACAGGAG GTGATAGAGATATCGGATGAAGACATTGAAATAGCCTCCAAGTCAAGCCAACTCCCATCAGAACCATCAAAGGATGAAGATTTTGGACTGGTTAAACCAAAAGGTGACGGCAACAGAAACAGGA cAGGCATTGGGTGGCTGAATGAAGGCGATGAACCAAAGTTGAAAAATTATAAGAAAACGAAGCCCCTACGGATATTCTTGGAAGCTGCCATGAAAAATGATTTGCTGACTTTCAAAGAGAACAATGGAAACAGCGACGATGAAAATGATGTTGGGAAAGGCGTGGGTCAGTTAGCTCAGCCCCAAAATGTTTGCCCAGTGCTCAGTGACTCCGCtgctgaagaggaggaagagataaaTAATAACGGGAGTGGGGAAAGGGTGAATCAAAGCTTGAAAATGACGACGGCTGAAAACCTCGATGCAGAAGAGAAGCCATTCCGATGTTGGCATTGTGGCCAAACCTTCAGAAACAGTGCACATCTGCTGATGCACGAAAGGATTCACGTTGGCGAGAGACTCTACAAATGTTCCCACTGTGGAGAAAGTGAGAGGACCCACATGGGCCAGATGCCCGATAAATGTTCTCATTGTGGGTGTATTTTTCGCTATCACATTCACAAGGGGATCTTGGTGGCGAAGAAGCTTTATGTGtgttctgactgtgggaaaagttgtaGTCAGAAATCcgaccttttaaaacatcaaAGAACCCATACAGGTGAGAAACCTTACAGATGTTCTACCTGTGGCGAAAACTTCCAAAATGGATCAAATCTCAAAGCACACCGGAGAATCCACACCGGTGAGAAACCCTATAAGTGTTTGCACTGCGGGAAGTGTTTCACCCGGAGTTCTCAACGCCGTGTGCACGAGAGAATTCACACGACTCTATGCTCCCACTGCGGAAAAGGTTTTGGTTGGAAATCAGAGTTGGCGGAACACGAGAAGACTCACCTAGCGGAAGATCCGTTGGTCTGTTTCGCCTGCGGGAAAAACTTTGAGCTCAGCTCGGAGCTCACGGAGCACGTGCGGACTCACAAAAAGAAGTTGTTGGAGTGTTTGGCGTGTGGGAAAACGTTCACGAACCGTTTGCAACGCCTTGCGCATCAGACGGTCCACACGAGAGAGAAGCCACATAAATGTTCCcattgtgggaaaagctttagccAGAGACAAAACCTGATAGTTCATGAAAGAATCCATGCTGGGAAAAAGCTACGCCGGCGCTTAGCGGGTGTGGGAAACTTCCGAAACGCCCCGAATCTCAAATCCTACGAAAGGATTCACGCGGGAGAGAAAAAGTACCGTTGCTCCCATTGTGAGAAAAGTTTCCGGTGGCGTTCACAACTCCTGTTGCATAAGAgggttcacacaggagagaaaaccTACCCGTGTTCTGATTGCGGCATAACGTTTGACAGGAGGTCCGAACTTTTGAGGCACGTGAGAAGCCACAAAGGGCAGAGTCGCTACGCCTGTtcggactgtgggaaaagtttcatctCCAGCTCGGTCCTTTTGCAACATCGGAAAGTCCACGTAGGAGAAGACATTGCAAGGTGCTTAGAATGCGGGAAAGGCTTCAGACAACGCAAGGACCAGGAAGAAAAGGTGTCGAAATGTCCCGACTGCATCCAGGGACCGTCGCTGAGTTCAGCTCATGAACGGGCCCAAAGGCAACTGAAAGAGAAGAAATTTGAATGCTCAGTCTGCGGGAAAACTTTCAAAAACAGCTCTTACCTTATGTTTCACCAAAGTATGCATACCAATGTCCGACCAAGGCAGTGCCTGGTGTGCGGCCGAAACACAATCTGGAGGCCTAACCTCCTGGCCCCTTTGAAGAACCTCTGTAGGGAAACCGCACAGAGCTGCTCAGGATGTGAAAAACTGTTGAACTAG